In the Vespa crabro chromosome 10, iyVesCrab1.2, whole genome shotgun sequence genome, one interval contains:
- the LOC124427616 gene encoding DNA-binding protein RFXANK-like, with the protein MENRIHEELIIKEEETGEEECESSTSKKEGTPRDNTETAIGIRPRPLIYKPDNANIGCRSEPIERKWHWAPGAWQDATRTSAFQPYKPPTLLTNLQRGNTRTKIPQLYGRTDITFHTLAGQGELTPESIQPGSVDLPDEKGLTGLMWAAGYGQLGSARQLLKAGANKNYRGHNGETPLHLAAAYGHHDLVKLLLNHGADSNASDEEGNTPLIYGAHGDHPHVCFELLSRGADITHRNVHNISAYQAAIINNSLTAKAVIENYLLQQVVNVPSDILQ; encoded by the exons ATGGAAAATCGAATTCATGaggaattaattataaaagaggaagaaaccGGGGAAGAAGAATGTGAATCTTCaacaagtaaaaaagaag GAACGCCACGAGATAACACTGAAACGGCAATTGGTATACGACCAAGGCCTTTGATCTATAAACCAGATAATGCAAATATAGGGTGTAGATCAGAACCTATAGAAAGGAAATGGCATTGGGCACCAGGAGCATGGCAAGATGCAACCAGAACCAGTGCCTTTCAACCTTATAAG CCACCAACTTTGTTAACTAATTTGCAAAGAGGTAATACCCGAACAAAAATACCTCAACTTTATGGAAGAACAGACATTACATTTCATACATTAGCTGGCCAAGGAGAACTTACTCCTGAAAGCATTCAACCAG GATCTGTAGATCTTCCAGATGAAAAAGGTTTAACAGGTCTTATGTGGGCTGCAGGATATGGACAATTAGGTAGCGCAAGACAATTGTTAAAGGCTGGcgcaaataaaaattatcgtgGTCACAATGGTGAGACACCTTTACATTTAGCTGCTGCTTATGGACATCATGATCTTGTAAAATTACTTTTGAATCATGGCGCCGATTCAAATGCAAGTGACGAG gaAGGGAACACACCTCTTATTTATGGTGCTCATGGTGATCATCCGCATGTTTGTTTTGAACTTTTGTCTAGAGGGGCAGATATTACACATCGTAATGTGCACAATATAAGTGCATATCAAGctgcaataataaataattcattaactG CTAAAGCAGTTATCGAAAATTATCTGTTGCAGCAAGTAGTAAATGTACCATCGGATATATTGCAATAa